Genomic window (Tolypothrix sp. NIES-4075):
ACTTTGAGTTTTTGCAGAAACTCAACCGTGTACTCAGAACCGCGATAGCGTTCGGTTTGACCTTTTTGCCGTCCGAAACCCCGGACTTCGGAAACGGTCATACCAACGATACCAGCGTTGACCAAAGCAATTTTCACTTCATCGAGCTTAAAAGGGCGAATAATCGCTTCTACTTTTTTCATTATTTCCACTCCTAACTTCTCATAGCTTCGTTTATCTATCTAAGCAGATCATCTATCTGACGCTTAAAAAAGCAGCTCTGGCGATTTTTATCCTCAAATTAGCATTTTTTCGGTATTTTTCGTCATCAAAAGGAAAATTGTCCATTTTTGAGCAGTTTTGCGGAGATATTCAAGATAGTAGATTTAAGCTATTTTACCGAGTTTGATGCTCAAAAAACGGACGTACAATTACATACCCAACGCCAAAAGCTGTAAGTATGATTAATAAAATGGCAATGACTAACGACCAAGCACTGAACTGTTTCGACTCTGGTTCACTATCGGGATAATAGCGTACTTCTTCCTCTTCTATGAAAACTGGTTCGGGTACGGGGGGAGAGAAGTCTGAACTGCCGAAACCGTCAGGCACATTTTCTGGGACTGCGGGTGAATAAAGACGAGAAACCCGCTGTTGTGGTACTTGATTTACGGGATGTCTGGTTTGACTTTTTAAATCGCCATTCGCGTGAGGAATTTGGTTATGCTTAGTCGCAGGTGAGGTATCAACCAAATTTTGCAGGTGTAAAAAAGATTGAACAACTTTGGTAATTTCTTGTCGGAGTAGTTGATTTTCCTGCACTAATTGTTTATTTTGGGCGGTGAGTGCATCTAACATTGCCTCTGCTGCTTGCAATTCTGCTGCCAAATCCCGGTATACAGATAGTGGTACAGAGGGAGAATAGGTTTTAGAGTTTGCTGTAGATGTATGACTGGGAATAGAACCTGTGCTTGTTCGCATCGGTAGTTTAGTATCAAAAATGAATGTAATTAGATTATTCGGAACTGCTATTAGAAAGAGTCAGCCCAGAAACTATGCCCAAGAATAATAGAAAAATGCCTACAATAGCAAAGATTTTTTCTTTACATTTTTTAATGAAGGACATACGGTAAACCCCTTTGTGTTGGGGGAGTAGAGGAGTAAAGACGCGATTAATAATAGTGAAGGAAGATGAAGGAATTTGTTAATTTTTTAACAATGGGAAAAAATGTCCTACAGGACCTTGCCCTTTGCCTATATCTAAAGCGTGAGATAGTGCAGTAGTAAGGTAATTTTTTGCTTGTTGCACTGCTGTGAACAAGTCTTTTCCCATTGCTAGATTAGCAGCGATCGCCGCCGATAGAGTACAACCAGTACCGTGGGTATTTTTTGTATGTACCTGTAAAGTTGATAAAGTTTCCAGATTTTGCCCATCAAAGTAGATATCAACCCCTCGCAAATTCTCCTGCATTCCTCCACCCTTAACTAAAACAGCTTTCGCCCTCAATTCGCGGTGAATCATTTGCGCTGTTGCTTTCATGTCATCCAAGGAATTAATCTCTAAGTTAGTTAAAATCTGTGCTTCATACCGATTTGGCGTGACAATTATCGCTTTGGGAATGAGGAGATTACGCAGAATATGCACGGCATCATCAGAAATCAATTGCGCCCCGGTGCGTGATACCATTACAGGATCGACTACTAAGTTATCGATTTGTAAAGTTTCTACTTCTTGGGCAACAGCAGCGATAATTTCCTGGTTGAGTAACATTCCCGTTTTCGCTGCTTGCACGCCAATATCTTCAACTACGGCGCGAATTTGGGCGATAACAGCTTCTTTTGGCATTGCATCAACCCGCGCTACTCCTAGAGTATTCTGTGCTGTGACGCAGGTAATAGCGCACGTACCGTGGACGCAGTGAAAAGCAAAGGTGCGTAAATCAGCTTGAATTCCTGCACCTCCACCGCTATCTGAACCAGCGATGGTTAATGCAACAGGTGTTTTGGATGTTGTTTGGGTGTTCATAATGCAGGAATAAAATTTGTAGTAAGCACAAAGCGTGCTTACTACGAAAGAATACGTAAGTTATTAATAAGTTTATAGCTGATTTGAGCTGGCAAAATGTTAAGGGAAACTGTAACTTACTTGTGCTGTCTCAATTATCAGGAAATATTAGCTAATGCCTTACTTGACATCAGTCGGCGAAATCCGTTCTCTCGTTACCAAATATACCAATGCTCAAACTTTATGGATAGATACAGAAGTAGCTGATTATAAAAGTAAAAACCCCAAACTGTCGCTGATTCAGGTGTTAGATGATGCCAAAGATATGAGTGGCGATCGCGTTTACCTTTTGGATGTATTAAATCAACCCGATATCGTCGCTGACTTTATTAGCCAAATTATGCTAAATCCTTCTATTGAAAAAGTCTTT
Coding sequences:
- a CDS encoding P-II family nitrogen regulator; amino-acid sequence: MKKVEAIIRPFKLDEVKIALVNAGIVGMTVSEVRGFGRQKGQTERYRGSEYTVEFLQKLKVEIVVEDNQVDMVVDKIIAAARTGEIGDGKIFISSVEQVVRIRTGEKNTEAV
- the thiD gene encoding bifunctional hydroxymethylpyrimidine kinase/phosphomethylpyrimidine kinase — protein: MNTQTTSKTPVALTIAGSDSGGGAGIQADLRTFAFHCVHGTCAITCVTAQNTLGVARVDAMPKEAVIAQIRAVVEDIGVQAAKTGMLLNQEIIAAVAQEVETLQIDNLVVDPVMVSRTGAQLISDDAVHILRNLLIPKAIIVTPNRYEAQILTNLEINSLDDMKATAQMIHRELRAKAVLVKGGGMQENLRGVDIYFDGQNLETLSTLQVHTKNTHGTGCTLSAAIAANLAMGKDLFTAVQQAKNYLTTALSHALDIGKGQGPVGHFFPLLKN